The Bombus fervidus isolate BK054 chromosome 3, iyBomFerv1, whole genome shotgun sequence genome includes a window with the following:
- the LOC139985765 gene encoding RPA-interacting protein, whose translation MENRSPTMNIKLKNRNSANKLRHSSPKLQEVLRERCRERMREKRGQLFNKRRFGLESNSKDVQDTLTEIVRKEFNNLVTRDLDAAFFDNTSFLNELLNQEEELENEILSEEEQWILQEYEKMTQEEIEILALTADEQDKEVICPICQRSNLTQKQNNVTCISCDFVLNNCISVKEVGCRIDNCVNNHSAQCRKTPSFFPLSENNKISLYLVCDECSTWASII comes from the exons ATGGAGAATCGAAGTCCAAccatgaatataaaattaaaaaataggaaCAGTGCTAATAAACTTAGACACAGTTCTCCGAAATTGCAAGAGGTCTTGCGAGAG agaTGTCGAGAAAGAATGAGAGAGAAACGTggacaattatttaataaacgtagATTTGGTTTGGAAAGTAATTCGAAAGATGTACAAGATACGTTAACTGAAATCGTACgtaaagaatttaataatctCGTAACTAGAGATCTTGATGCAGCTTTTTTTGACAATACATCATTTCTTAATGAATTGCTTAATCAAGAAGAAgaattagaaaatgaaatactcAGTGAAGAAG aaCAGTGGATATTAcaagaatatgaaaaaatgacacaagaagaaattgaaatattagcTCTCACTGCAGACGAACAAGACAAAGAAGTTATTTGTCCTATATGTCAGAGATCTAATTTAAcacaaaaacaaaataatgtaaCTTGTATATCTTGTGATTTTGTATTGAATAATTGTATCAGTGTAAAGGAAGTAGGATGTCGTATTGATAACTGTGTGAATAACCATTCTGCGCAATGTAGAAAAACTCCTAGCTTTTTTCCTCTGTCTGAGAACAATAAGATATCCTTGTATCTAGTTTGTGACGAATGTTCCACGTGGGCATCAATAATATAA
- the Mondo gene encoding MLX interacting protein mondo isoform X5: MEVLAHAIYLCIVSVILKQNTLVCQFASPLDVDTHNKPEAVVLEGKYWKRKLAAVTAEYKKWRMFYRNKILGWTNKDGTEMKTAGSFQMESMDVLDWGNGLGISGNYGTGTGSTHGGTSGTPGGESMMVDEDYMELMTDTLFSTISSNQPIYFPDPREIARGASLADFIQPSLGPLQPNLDDFMDTLEPLQEFLNSKLPPVPEEDDMFRNSTLNTNYPDLDLMTPMNQMNELSQESAAKNEQASQQPALAQNEQGDTIQNLQYTAKIYTQPQPEPTNAFRNNITLSENYSTIQQSYEPAATSQPVREKSRPSRVSSRNSRVIQQPQQQRTSTYQRTAQQQNSAYQQQQASQQQPYAMEIQSVQLTPVQNQVQMPALNDQSAHANQIPPIATHVQNLVTVQQTFGQTNSTVSTQHRSIRPLPPVAPISSKPYKVVQPQQCYKFPTLPQNFNAQQCKFNTNNFKTHPPQVVSVSTEQPSQSPILLQCRPSGLDLTTPTVQPTKLLPQPAASNSEKEEVFAVPKYQMKARNRSRSSSSLTASRIHPPPLVSAASDPALNLNNNVLLAQLLTNNTSGVHTMNMTADNVMPTVTQTTTTMKHILPMFPPSASPTQITTTHHITTPVTVQTMQTSTMQVQPQQQAMQQTTCSQQMLLNTNTQAHQSQNSPGSPKDSSNAHSPQGLNLSPLHSPMSIGSPLSPSRSYIKGESERGQYKEQRRVGHIHAEQKRRYNIKNGFDMLHSLIPQLNQNPNTKMSKAAMLQKGADYIRQLRAERNQLKEEMDTLRHQIECLNTSISNCQSMLPATGAPISRHRTSKMKEMFDEYVRTRTRENWKFWIFSVLLEPLMISFNTSVSTASIEDLYRSTILWVEQHCSLVDLRPAVLNSLRYLCTATDILSDPGRLPEEALAAVNRTERRRSTQ; the protein is encoded by the exons TTATCTTTGTATCGTTTCAGTTATATTGAAGCAGAACACGCTGGTGTGCCAGTTCGCGTCTCCATTGGATGTTGATACTCATAATAAACCCGAG GCGGTAGTCTTAGAGGGCAAATACTGGAAGAGAAAACTTGCTGCGGTTACCGCGGAGTACAAGAAATGGCGTATGTTCTACCGGAACAAAATCCTTGGCTGGACGAACAAGGATGGCACCGAGATG AAAACGGCGGGATCGTTTCAGATGGAATCGATGGACGTGTTAGATTGGGGCAATGGATTGGGGATCTCGGGCAACTATGGAACAGGTACAGGCAGCACACACGGTGGGACCAGTGGGACTCCAGGAGGAGAGAGTATGATGGTTGATGAAGATTACATGGAGCTCATGACTGATACGTTATTTTCGACAATCAGTTCAAATCAACCAATATACTTTCCCGATCCGAGAGAAATTG CGCGTGGAGCTAGTCTGGCGGATTTTATACAACCCAGCTTGGGACCGCTCCAGCCAAATTTAGATGATTTTATGGACACTCTTGAACCGTTGCAAG AGTTTTTAAATTCGAAGTTGCCCCCTGTCCCGGAAGAGGACGACATGTTTCGAAATAGTACCTTGAACACGAACTATCCTGATCTCGACTTAATGACGCCTATGAATCAGATGAACGAGCTGAGCCAAGAATCAGCAGCAAAGAATGAGCAGGCTTCGCAGCAGCCAGCGTTAGCACAGAACGAACAAGGAGATACTATACAGAATCTGCAATACACcgcaaaaatatatactcAACCTCAGCCAGAGCCAACGAATGCGTTCAGGAATAATAT AACTCTGAGTGAGAATTATAGTACCATACAACAAAGTTATGAACCCGCTGCAACCAGTCAACCTGTCAGGGAAAAAAGTCGACCAAGTAGAGTTTCTTCGAGGAATAGTCGAGTGATTCAGCAACCTCAACAACAACGGACGTCAACGTATCAACGAACGGCGCAACAACAAAATTCAGCGTACCAACAACAACAAGCTTCGCAGCAACAACCTTACGCCATGGAGATTCAATCCGTTCAACTAACACCGGTTCAAAATCAAGTGCAGATGCCAGCGTTGAACGATCAGTCTGCTCATGCGAATCAAATCCCGCCTATCGCTACTCATGTTCAAAATCTGGTAACGGTGCAGCAAACTTTTGGACAAACAAATTCTACAGTGTCGACGCAACACAGGAGCATCAGGCCTCTACCACCGGTCGCACCGATCTCATCAAAACCGTACAAAGTCGTTCAACCGCAACAGTGTTATAAGTTTCCCACACTTCCGCAAAACTTTAATGCGCAGCAATGCAAATTCAACACCAATAATTTCAAG ACACACCCACCACAAGTCGTATCGGTTTCCACGGAGCAACCGTCGCAATCACCGATACTGTTACAGTGCAGACCCTCCGGTTTGGATCTTACCACGCCGACCGTACAACCTACGAAATTGTTACCGCAACCTGCCGCGTCCAATTCGGAGAAAGAGGAAGTTTTTGCCGTACCCAAG TATCAGATGAAAGCAAGGAATAGGTCTCGAAGTAGTTCGTCCTTAACCGCATCAAGAATCCATCCGCCACCATTAGTATCAGCGGCGAGCGATCCCGCTCTAAATCTAAATAACAATGTTTTGCTCGCACAGTTACTCACGAATA ACACATCTGGTGTACACACAATGAATATGACGGCTGATAATGTAATGCCGACAGTGACCCAAACAACTACTACTATGAAACACATCTTACCTATGTTTCCACCTTCAGCTTCGCCTACGCAGATAACAACCACCCACCATATTACCACGCCGGTCACTGTCCAAACCATGCAAACATCTACGATGCAAGTGCAACCGCAACAAcag GCAATGCAACAGACTACTTGCAGCCAACAAATGCTATTAAATACAAACACCCAGGCGCATCAGTCACAAAATAGTCCCGGGTCACCAAAGGATAGTTCTAACGCGCACAGTCCTCAAGGGTTAAACCTCAGTCCTTTGCACAGTCCGATGAGTATAGGAAGCCCATTATCACCGAGTAGAAGTTACATAAAAGGTGAATCAGAACGGGGACAATACAAAGAACAAAGACGAGTCGGGCACATTCATGCGGAACAAAAACgtagatataatattaaaaatggatttGACATGCTGCACAGTTTAATACCGCAGCTTAATCAAAATCCGAACACGAAGATGAGCAAAGCCGCTATGCTGCAAAAAGGAGCAGATTATATCAGGCAGTTAAGGGCGGAGAGGAATCAGTTGAAGGAGGAGATGGATACTTTAAGACATCAAATCGAGTGCCTTAATACGTCTATTAG TAATTGTCAATCCATGCTTCCTGCAACGGGTGCTCCAATTTCTAGACACAGAACTAGTAAAATGAAGGAGATGTTCGATGAGTATGTACGCACGCGTACACGGGAGAATTGGAAATTTTGGATC ttCAGTGTATTGCTTGAGCCTCTAATGATTTCTTTCAATACCTCGGTATCCACCGCGAGTATTGAAGATCTATATAGAAGTACAATATTGTGGGTCGAGCAACATTGCTCACTCGTTGATCTCAGACCAG CTGTTCTGAACTCTCTAAGATATCTGTGTACTGCCACTGATATTCTATCAGATCCTGGTCGCCTGCCCGAAGAAGCACTCGCAGCAGTTAATCGCACGGAACGGCGACGATCAACTCAGTGA
- the Mondo gene encoding MLX interacting protein mondo isoform X6: MFYRNKILGWTNKDGTEMKTAGSFQMESMDVLDWGNGLGISGNYGTGTGSTHGGTSGTPGGESMMVDEDYMELMTDTLFSTISSNQPIYFPDPREIARGASLADFIQPSLGPLQPNLDDFMDTLEPLQEFLNSKLPPVPEEDDMFRNSTLNTNYPDLDLMTPMNQMNELSQESAAKNEQASQQPALAQNEQGDTIQNLQYTAKIYTQPQPEPTNAFRNNITLSENYSTIQQSYEPAATSQPVREKSRPSRVSSRNSRVIQQPQQQRTSTYQRTAQQQNSAYQQQQASQQQPYAMEIQSVQLTPVQNQVQMPALNDQSAHANQIPPIATHVQNLVTVQQTFGQTNSTVSTQHRSIRPLPPVAPISSKPYKVVQPQQCYKFPTLPQNFNAQQCKFNTNNFKTHPPQVVSVSTEQPSQSPILLQCRPSGLDLTTPTVQPTKLLPQPAASNSEKEEVFAVPKYQMKARNRSRSSSSLTASRIHPPPLVSAASDPALNLNNNVLLAQLLTNNTSGVHTMNMTADNVMPTVTQTTTTMKHILPMFPPSASPTQITTTHHITTPVTVQTMQTSTMQVQPQQQAMQQTTCSQQMLLNTNTQAHQSQNSPGSPKDSSNAHSPQGLNLSPLHSPMSIGSPLSPSRSYIKGESERGQYKEQRRVGHIHAEQKRRYNIKNGFDMLHSLIPQLNQNPNTKMSKAAMLQKGADYIRQLRAERNQLKEEMDTLRHQIECLNTSISNCQSMLPATGAPISRHRTSKMKEMFDEYVRTRTRENWKFWIFSVLLEPLMISFNTSVSTASIEDLYRSTILWVEQHCSLVDLRPAVLNSLRYLCTATDILSDPGRLPEEALAAVNRTERRRSTQ; encoded by the exons ATGTTCTACCGGAACAAAATCCTTGGCTGGACGAACAAGGATGGCACCGAGATG AAAACGGCGGGATCGTTTCAGATGGAATCGATGGACGTGTTAGATTGGGGCAATGGATTGGGGATCTCGGGCAACTATGGAACAGGTACAGGCAGCACACACGGTGGGACCAGTGGGACTCCAGGAGGAGAGAGTATGATGGTTGATGAAGATTACATGGAGCTCATGACTGATACGTTATTTTCGACAATCAGTTCAAATCAACCAATATACTTTCCCGATCCGAGAGAAATTG CGCGTGGAGCTAGTCTGGCGGATTTTATACAACCCAGCTTGGGACCGCTCCAGCCAAATTTAGATGATTTTATGGACACTCTTGAACCGTTGCAAG AGTTTTTAAATTCGAAGTTGCCCCCTGTCCCGGAAGAGGACGACATGTTTCGAAATAGTACCTTGAACACGAACTATCCTGATCTCGACTTAATGACGCCTATGAATCAGATGAACGAGCTGAGCCAAGAATCAGCAGCAAAGAATGAGCAGGCTTCGCAGCAGCCAGCGTTAGCACAGAACGAACAAGGAGATACTATACAGAATCTGCAATACACcgcaaaaatatatactcAACCTCAGCCAGAGCCAACGAATGCGTTCAGGAATAATAT AACTCTGAGTGAGAATTATAGTACCATACAACAAAGTTATGAACCCGCTGCAACCAGTCAACCTGTCAGGGAAAAAAGTCGACCAAGTAGAGTTTCTTCGAGGAATAGTCGAGTGATTCAGCAACCTCAACAACAACGGACGTCAACGTATCAACGAACGGCGCAACAACAAAATTCAGCGTACCAACAACAACAAGCTTCGCAGCAACAACCTTACGCCATGGAGATTCAATCCGTTCAACTAACACCGGTTCAAAATCAAGTGCAGATGCCAGCGTTGAACGATCAGTCTGCTCATGCGAATCAAATCCCGCCTATCGCTACTCATGTTCAAAATCTGGTAACGGTGCAGCAAACTTTTGGACAAACAAATTCTACAGTGTCGACGCAACACAGGAGCATCAGGCCTCTACCACCGGTCGCACCGATCTCATCAAAACCGTACAAAGTCGTTCAACCGCAACAGTGTTATAAGTTTCCCACACTTCCGCAAAACTTTAATGCGCAGCAATGCAAATTCAACACCAATAATTTCAAG ACACACCCACCACAAGTCGTATCGGTTTCCACGGAGCAACCGTCGCAATCACCGATACTGTTACAGTGCAGACCCTCCGGTTTGGATCTTACCACGCCGACCGTACAACCTACGAAATTGTTACCGCAACCTGCCGCGTCCAATTCGGAGAAAGAGGAAGTTTTTGCCGTACCCAAG TATCAGATGAAAGCAAGGAATAGGTCTCGAAGTAGTTCGTCCTTAACCGCATCAAGAATCCATCCGCCACCATTAGTATCAGCGGCGAGCGATCCCGCTCTAAATCTAAATAACAATGTTTTGCTCGCACAGTTACTCACGAATA ACACATCTGGTGTACACACAATGAATATGACGGCTGATAATGTAATGCCGACAGTGACCCAAACAACTACTACTATGAAACACATCTTACCTATGTTTCCACCTTCAGCTTCGCCTACGCAGATAACAACCACCCACCATATTACCACGCCGGTCACTGTCCAAACCATGCAAACATCTACGATGCAAGTGCAACCGCAACAAcag GCAATGCAACAGACTACTTGCAGCCAACAAATGCTATTAAATACAAACACCCAGGCGCATCAGTCACAAAATAGTCCCGGGTCACCAAAGGATAGTTCTAACGCGCACAGTCCTCAAGGGTTAAACCTCAGTCCTTTGCACAGTCCGATGAGTATAGGAAGCCCATTATCACCGAGTAGAAGTTACATAAAAGGTGAATCAGAACGGGGACAATACAAAGAACAAAGACGAGTCGGGCACATTCATGCGGAACAAAAACgtagatataatattaaaaatggatttGACATGCTGCACAGTTTAATACCGCAGCTTAATCAAAATCCGAACACGAAGATGAGCAAAGCCGCTATGCTGCAAAAAGGAGCAGATTATATCAGGCAGTTAAGGGCGGAGAGGAATCAGTTGAAGGAGGAGATGGATACTTTAAGACATCAAATCGAGTGCCTTAATACGTCTATTAG TAATTGTCAATCCATGCTTCCTGCAACGGGTGCTCCAATTTCTAGACACAGAACTAGTAAAATGAAGGAGATGTTCGATGAGTATGTACGCACGCGTACACGGGAGAATTGGAAATTTTGGATC ttCAGTGTATTGCTTGAGCCTCTAATGATTTCTTTCAATACCTCGGTATCCACCGCGAGTATTGAAGATCTATATAGAAGTACAATATTGTGGGTCGAGCAACATTGCTCACTCGTTGATCTCAGACCAG CTGTTCTGAACTCTCTAAGATATCTGTGTACTGCCACTGATATTCTATCAGATCCTGGTCGCCTGCCCGAAGAAGCACTCGCAGCAGTTAATCGCACGGAACGGCGACGATCAACTCAGTGA